GCAAGATGTTCCTCATCGACTTCGAGCAGGGCCGCATCGTCGACGACGAGGAGCTGAAGAACCAGTTCGCGGCCGCCAAGCCCTACCGGCAGTGGATCGAGAACGTGCGCATCAAGCTCGACACGTTGGACGTGCCGGGCGAGCCGCTGCAGTTCAAGGAAACGCTGCTCGACCGGCAGCAGGCCTTCGGCTACACCCAGGAGGACATCAAGTTCCTGCTTTCGCCCATGGCCCAGGCCGGCGAGGAGGGCATCGGCTCGATGGGCAACGACAGCCCGCTGGCGGTGCTGTCGAGCAAGAACAAGCCGCTGTACAACTACTTCAAGCAGCTGTTCGCCCAGGTCACCAACCCGCCGATCGACCCGATCCGCGAGGCCATCGTGATGAGCCTGAACAGCTTCATCGGCCCGCGTCCCAACCTGCTGGACATCAACGCGGTCAACCCGCCGATGCGGCTGGAGGTGACCCAGCCCATCCTCGACTTCGACGACATGGCGCGGCTGCGCGCCATCGAGGCGCACACCTCCGGCAAGTTCAAGAGCTACGAGCTGGACATCACCTACCCGGTGGGCTGGGGACACGAGGGGGTCGAGGCCAAGCTGGCCTCACTGTGCGCCGAGGTGGTGGACGCCATCAAGGGCGGCCACAACATCATCATCGTCACCGACCGCCACATGGACCGCGACCGCGTCGCGATTCCGGCGCTGCTGGCGCTGTCGGCGGTGCACCAGCACCTGGTGCGCGAGGGCCTGCGCGCCACCGCCGGCCTGGTGGTGGAGACCGGCTCGGCGCGTGAGGTGCACCACTTCGCGGTGCTCGCCGGCTACGGCGCGGAAGCCGTCCACCCCTACCTGGCGATGGAGACGCTGGCGTCGCTGCACAAGGACCTGCCGGGCGACCTGTCGGCGGACAAGGCGATCTACCACTACGTCAAGGCCATCGGCAAGGGACTGTCGAAGATCATGTCCAAGATGGGCGTGTCGACCTACATGTCCTATTGCGGCGCCCAGCTGTTCGAGGCCATCGGCTTCAACCGCGACCTGGTGGACAAGTACTTCCGCGGCACCGCCTCGCAGATCGGCGGCATCGGCGTCTTCGAGGTGGCGGAGGAGGCGCTTCGCATGCACCGCGACGCCTTCGGCGACGACCCGCTGCTCGAAGGCATGCTGGACGCCGGCGGCGAGTACGCCTGGCGTGTCCGCGGCGAGGAGCACATGTGGACGCCGGACGCGATCGCCAAGCTGCAGCACAGCACGCGGGCGAACACCTTCGACACCTACAAGGAATACGCCCAGATCATCAACGACCAGTCGCGCCGGCACATGACGCTGCGCGGCCTGTTCGAGTTCAAGGTCGACCCGGCCAAGGCCATTCCCATCGAGGAGGTCGAACCGGCGGCCGAGATCGTCAGGCGCTTCGCCACCGGCGCCATGTCGCTGGGCTCGATCTCCACCGAGGCCCATTCGACGCTGGCCATCGCGATGAACCGCATCGGCGGCAAGTCCAACACCGGCGAGGGCGGCGAGGACCCGGCGCGCTACCGCAACGAGTTGAAGGGCATCCGGATCACCGCCGGCACCAAGGTGTCGGACGTGGTCGGCAGCAAGGTCATCGCCGTCGACTACACCCTGAAGGAAGGCGACAGCCTGCGCTCAAAGATCAAGCAGGTGGCGTCGGGCCGGTTCGGCGTGACCACCGAGTACCTGGTCAGCGCCGACCAGATCCAGATCAAGATGGCGCAGGGCGCCAAGCCCGGCGAGGGCGGCCAGCTGCCTGGCGGCAAGGTCAGCGAGTACATCGGCTTCCTGCGCTACAGCGTGCCGGGCGTGGGCCTGATCAGCCCGCCGCCGCACCACGACATCTACTCGATCGAGGACCTCGCGCAGCTCATCCACGACCTGAAGAACGCCAACCCGCGGGCCGACATCAGCGTCAAGCTGGTCTCCGAGGTGGGCGTGGGCACCATCGCCGCGGGCGTGGCCAAGTGCAAGGCCGACCATGTGGTGATCGCCGGCCACGACGGCGGCACCGGCGCCTCGCCCTGGTCGTCGATCAAGCACGCCGGCACGCCGTGGGAGCTGGGCCTGGCCGAGACGCAGCAGACCCTGGTGCTCAACCGCCTGCGCAGCCGCATCCGGGTGCAGGCCGACGGCCAGATGAAGACCGGCCGCGACGTGGTCATCGGCGCGCTGCTGGGCGCCGACGAGTTCGGCTTCGCCACCGCGCCGCTGGTGGTCGAGGGCTGCATCATGATGCGCAAGTGCCACCTCAACACCTGCCCGGTGGGCGTGGCCACGCAGGACCCGGTGCTGCGCGCCAAGTTCACCGGCCAGCCCGAGCACGTCGTCAACTTCTTCTTCTTCGTGGCGGAGGAAGCGCGCCAGATCATGGCCCAGCTGGGCATCCGCAAGTTCGACGACCTCATCGGCCGGGCCGACCTGCTGGACACCAAGAAGGGCATCGCCCACTGGAAGGCGCGCGGCCTGGACTTCAGCCGGGTGTTCTGGCAGCCCGACGGCCCCTCGCCGCTGGCGCGCCACCACATGGACCAGCAGGACCACCGGCTGGCCTCGGCGCTGGACATGCGGCTGATCGAGAAGTGCCAGCCGGCGATTCAGCGCGGTGAGCGGGTGCAGCTCATCGAGCAGGTGCGCAACATCAACCGCACGGTGGGCGCGATGCTGTCGGGCGAGCTGGTGCGGCATCGGCCGGAGGGCCTGCCCGACGACACCGTGTTCATCCAGATGGAAGGCACCGGCGGCCAGAGCTTCGGCGCCTTCCTGGCCCGGGGCATCACGCTGTACCTGATCGGCGACGCCAACGACTACACCGGCAAGGGCCTGTCCGGCGGGCGCGTCGTGGTGCGGCCGTCGATCGACTTCCGTGGCGACACGACGAAGAACATCATCGTCGGCAACACCGTGCTGTACGGCGCCACCAGCGGCGAGGCCTTCTTCCGCGGCGTGGCCGGCGAGCGGTTCGCGGTGCGGCTGTCCGGCGCCTCGGCGGTGGTCGAAGGCACCGGCGACCATGGCTGCGAGTACATGACCGGCGGCACCGTGGTCGTGCTGGGCAAGACCGGCCGCAACTTCGCCGCCGGCATGTCCGGCGGGGTGGCCTATGTCTACGACGAGGATGGCAGCTTCGCCCAGCGCTGCAACACCAGCATGGTGGCGTTGGAGAAGCTGCTGCCCGAGAAGGAACAGCCCGGCGAGGCGGCCACCTGGCACCTGCAGGCGGCCGACGAGCTGATCCTGAAGAAGAAGATCGAGGACCACCACCGCTGGACCGGCTCGCTGCGCGCCCGCGAGATCCTCGACCACTGGGCGGCCAGCCTGCCGAAGTTCGTCAAGGTGTTCCCGCACGAGTACAAGCGCGCCTTGGGCGAGATGAAGGGCGAAGCCAAGCCGGTGCCCGCGCCCGCGGCCAAACCGGCCGAGGCGCCGAAGGCCAAGGCCAAGGGCGGCAAGACGGTCGCCGCCAAGTAACTGGAGCCCCCGCCGCGGCGCTGGCCGCGGCGGCCCCCGAGGGCTGGGCCTCGAACGACACGACACGGACACATCGCCATGGGAAAAGTCACCGGCTTCCTGGAGTACGACCGGCTGGAGGAGGGTTACGAGCCCGTCGAGCTGCGGCTGAAGAACTACAAGGAATTCGTCATCGGCCTGAACGCCGAGCAGGCGCGCATCCAGGGCGCGCGCTGCATGGACTGCGGCACGCCCTTCTGCAACAGCGGCTGCCCGGTCAACAACATCATCCCGGACTTCAACGACCTGGTGTACCGCAACGACTGGCTCAACGCCATCCGCGTGCTGCACACCACCAACAACTTCCCCGAGTTCAC
The sequence above is a segment of the Aquabacterium sp. J223 genome. Coding sequences within it:
- a CDS encoding glutamate synthase-related protein; translated protein: MHDALAGPSQAERDLFEGQGLYDPKNERDACGVGFVAHIKGQKAHSIIQQGLKILENLDHRGAVGADALMGDGAGILIQIPDEFFRAEMAAQGVELPAPGEYGVGMIFLPKEHASRLACEQELERAVKAEGQVLLGWRDVPVDRDMPMSPAVRAKEPVIRQIFIGRGPDVIVPDALERKLYVIRKTASRAIQNLQLTHGREYYVPSMSCRTIIYKGLLLADQVGQYYLDLRDPRAVSALGLVHQRFSTNTFPEWPLAHPYRMVAHNGEINTVKGNFNWMRARESVMKSPVLGDDLTKLYPISFEGQSDTATFDNALELLTMAGYPLAQAAMMMIPEAWEQHEGMDERRRAFYEYHAAMLEPWDGPAAMVFTDGRQIGATLDRNGLRPARYLVTDDDLVVMASESGVLPFPENKIVKKWRLQPGKMFLIDFEQGRIVDDEELKNQFAAAKPYRQWIENVRIKLDTLDVPGEPLQFKETLLDRQQAFGYTQEDIKFLLSPMAQAGEEGIGSMGNDSPLAVLSSKNKPLYNYFKQLFAQVTNPPIDPIREAIVMSLNSFIGPRPNLLDINAVNPPMRLEVTQPILDFDDMARLRAIEAHTSGKFKSYELDITYPVGWGHEGVEAKLASLCAEVVDAIKGGHNIIIVTDRHMDRDRVAIPALLALSAVHQHLVREGLRATAGLVVETGSAREVHHFAVLAGYGAEAVHPYLAMETLASLHKDLPGDLSADKAIYHYVKAIGKGLSKIMSKMGVSTYMSYCGAQLFEAIGFNRDLVDKYFRGTASQIGGIGVFEVAEEALRMHRDAFGDDPLLEGMLDAGGEYAWRVRGEEHMWTPDAIAKLQHSTRANTFDTYKEYAQIINDQSRRHMTLRGLFEFKVDPAKAIPIEEVEPAAEIVRRFATGAMSLGSISTEAHSTLAIAMNRIGGKSNTGEGGEDPARYRNELKGIRITAGTKVSDVVGSKVIAVDYTLKEGDSLRSKIKQVASGRFGVTTEYLVSADQIQIKMAQGAKPGEGGQLPGGKVSEYIGFLRYSVPGVGLISPPPHHDIYSIEDLAQLIHDLKNANPRADISVKLVSEVGVGTIAAGVAKCKADHVVIAGHDGGTGASPWSSIKHAGTPWELGLAETQQTLVLNRLRSRIRVQADGQMKTGRDVVIGALLGADEFGFATAPLVVEGCIMMRKCHLNTCPVGVATQDPVLRAKFTGQPEHVVNFFFFVAEEARQIMAQLGIRKFDDLIGRADLLDTKKGIAHWKARGLDFSRVFWQPDGPSPLARHHMDQQDHRLASALDMRLIEKCQPAIQRGERVQLIEQVRNINRTVGAMLSGELVRHRPEGLPDDTVFIQMEGTGGQSFGAFLARGITLYLIGDANDYTGKGLSGGRVVVRPSIDFRGDTTKNIIVGNTVLYGATSGEAFFRGVAGERFAVRLSGASAVVEGTGDHGCEYMTGGTVVVLGKTGRNFAAGMSGGVAYVYDEDGSFAQRCNTSMVALEKLLPEKEQPGEAATWHLQAADELILKKKIEDHHRWTGSLRAREILDHWAASLPKFVKVFPHEYKRALGEMKGEAKPVPAPAAKPAEAPKAKAKGGKTVAAK